The genomic stretch CTGTCATTCTGACCACAAAATTCTCCTGTGCTCAGGGCCACGTCAACAGCTTGTTAACAGTGTTTGCCAtggtcttttttcctcttccttccactATCACTGGTTGACTCCCCAACTATGATTTCTTCCCCTGTGCTCCGCTGACCCCATCTGAATTCACTCCCAAGTCATTAACCTGCACATCATGTGTTTCTTCCATCAtatcaacataaaaaaaaatgcagaaagcattCTAGCTGTTCTCTTGCCTATGTTTTCTAATGCTTTAAAGAGCCCTTCAGAGACTCCTCAGAACTGGTGCTGAAAGAAAAGTGATcacatgcttttctttccattcctgTCTCTTTCCTTTATGCTGAAGAATGGACAGAAAGAAGATATATGTGCCTGCATGCACATGTGTTTTATATGATCTTACAACACGAACATATGGCTATTGTTGTCTTGTTTCCAGATGACCAAAGAACTTAGTGGGAACAAGACAAATTCTGCATGACAACCCAGATCATTAAAAGAGATGATTTTTATCTGTGAtgcataaaaaaaatcccaaatctgACTATACTGATCATTAAGGAGGTAACCTGTTTAAGATTCAATCACTGCAAATCTCCAGTGGCAATCTGACAGCATTTCCACTGCACAGAGCTGTGGTCCTGCCAGAAAACATTTGGCAAAAACAGGAAAACCAAGACATGGCATTCCTGCTGATGCAGAAGTTACTTTGCTTGAGTTATTCCTCATTAAATAAACCCTTTCATGCTTCTGTATTCTCCTTAAAGTGGCAAAATCAAGGTTCAGCTTCCCTCTGTTTTTCCTATGTGGGTCACTTTTCTGAACTCTTGCCTAGCTCTTTAGGCAGGGCAGCGCAGGAGTAGGAGCTGAGAGTGGAGTTGCAGCCTGAGACTAAGCCCTGTGTCTGACCCTTCCTACCCACTCCTGGCAGCCTTAAACACAGTCCATGCCCTACTGTGTCACCACTGCTCTACTCTTGTGATCCCAGTGCTGTGAGgaactgagaaaaagaaactctTACTCCCTTTGTACAAGCCACAGAGTTTTCAGgatctttcttttgcttttgcaatGTCCTCTTCTCCACATCCAGGCACCTAGAGCAAATAGCTGTCATCCCCACCGTGCAGTcaggctcttttctttctcacgTTTTTGCATGTCTTTCCCTGTTTGGTCAGCTTTCTTCCATTATGAGACAGTCCCAGAAATTACACTCATATAACTAGGGATCACAACCAGTACTGAATAATACTGTGTTTTGTAACAAGTGTTACCCCACAGTGTCACATGACAGTTTGACTCATGGCcagtttttaacatcttttttgcCTGGGCTTGCATAGCTAGCAAGAACATCCCTTTCTTTCCATGCTGTACAGCACTGACACAAGGCAGTACATTGCCTTCTTCCCCTAGGCACTCTTGCAGTGGATGTGATGAGATCGTTTGTTGCGTGGTTGCCCCACAAAAGTTGTGCCTGTTGTTCCTGACTGACATGCTACAAAAGCAAAACCTTTCCCAGAGAGCAAAACAAGGGAAAGGGCCAACTTGGTGGGTCGGTGGCTGGCTTCGCCAGTGTACCAGAATGATGCCGAAGGCTCGTGAAATCTCTTGCCACCGAGTATTCACCTAAAAAGCGGGGAGGCCCCGTGTGCTAGGCCCGCTGCTCAGGGCAGCCCGCAAAGGGCCCGAAGCTCCGCGGGGCTGCAGGCGCAGAGCTCGGCGCGGGTCGGCCGACAGGGAGCGCTCCAGGACCGCCAGCCACCTTCcagccggccgccgcgccgcagcaGCACGCCCCGGTTCCCATGGGGAAGGAAACGAGGGAGCAAAgcagcaaaataggaaaaaagatggGGGTTCTCTGCATCTGAACAGGTGGGTTTTCTCATTCGCTTTGCTGAGGGCATAGGCCTTAGCCTTCAAATGGAACAGGAGGCCTATCTGCCAGGAGACCTCCTCAGACTGAGTGCAGAGCACTTAGCCAGCTCCCAGTCGATCTCTTGAGGAGCTGAGACCTCTTCTCTCTTGCCTCCCTACCCAGCTGGAAGAGATGAATTAATTTATCAGCACTTCTAGATCCAACACGACAGCATAAGTTGCTTCTGGTAACCACTGAACTCTTGTACTCATCTTCTCAGCTGCCCCATTTTCACTTTTGGCTCTGAGCCCCCAGACAGGTAGCTGTATTAGCTGTCAATGCCAGAAGGGGTAAAAGAGTTAAGTCCTTACAGCTGCCATGAAGTAGAGCCAGGTGAGACATCAATGGCTACTTTAAGAGAGCAGCACATTAGGAATCAGACTGGTGCTTTGAGTGAGAACTCACAGCATAGCATATTTCTTCAGATTTCCTCCTTTGTCCCTCACCTGCCTTTCACCACTTGGGTGATACTGGCAACACAATACACTCTGACAGCTGCAGCATCAGGGGAAGAACATGCCAGAAGGACTATAAAAGGAAGTACTACAGAGTGAAAGCATGAATTGAGACTCTCTCAGATGTGCAGTAAGAAACTGGAGTCCCTCCTTTGCACAGTCTGCTTGCTCTGTCCCAGCCTGCTTGCTCTGTCCTATACCAGAGCACTGCCCCTGGCTCCCAAGGACCTACTGCCTTAGGGCCAAGCTCCTCCCTGTGcagctcttgccttttcttcATCCCTAGGACTGCCTCCAGTCTGTCAGCTGGTACAGTGACTAGGAAATAAGATCTAGTCTTGCTTTCCCACCCATCAACACATGGCTGTGAACAGGCAGAGAGCACAGCCTCAGCACATGGCCTAGAAACTTTTTCCTCTGTGGAAAGTGAGCTGCTCTGCTCCACATTTAGTGGACAGCAAAGTCAATTGTCAGTTCTCACAGGTAAAGAGACTAGGGACCAGCATATTATCATGCCTACCTGGAAAGATCAGCTTGCTAATAGTTGAAGAACTAGGTGCTCCAGCAATCCAAACATCCCAATCCCCCCAAATCCAAACCATTCCAGCCAACACTACTGCAGCAGCAATTATCAGCCCAGGGCCCAAAGATAAGCTGCAACAGGAGAGAAGATGCTTGGGGGATGCCAGACAACCTGTGATGGCAAGATGCACATTGTACCTATGCAAAAACTGTTAGGGGAACAGGAGGAGAGCTGAGCAGCATACCACTCTCCCTGCAGCCAACTATACCAAGAAGAGGGAGATACTCTAGTTCTGTCATACATTTCTTGTCCCAGCCCCTCCTGAGGAAAAGATGACACATCATTCTTTTGTTTATTCCATTTATTATTCAGTATGGGACACAGCAGAGGTAAGATGCCTCACAAGGGTCTAAGCTGACAGGTTCCTAACTGATGGGCCTGAAGGATGCAAGAGACTGTggttcctttcttccctccccctgtGCTAGTGGCCttctctccctgcagcactgcagagaaaggTGGAGGCAATAGCCAGCTTGACTGTGAGCTCTAATAGCTCAACAGGATCAATGGGCATCTGAGGATTTTGCCAATTCAGGCTGGAGACTGTCAAGACTCTGCAGAAACAGGCTCCCACCAACAGGGCTCCAATATGGTAAAGGGGTTAGCAGCACAGCTAGAACAATGACCGTGGAGGGGAAAAGCCTCAGAGGAGGCCTCTGTACTGACAGATGTGCAATGTAAGGTTCCTTGTTGCTTCTGTTTCTTGCTCCTAATCACAAGGGACTCTGTGACTCCAGGCTGCTTCAGTGTTTTGCATTAATAATATCCACAAACTCTGGCTTGAGAGAAGCTCCTCCAACAAGGAAGCCATCCACATCATGCTGAGAGGCCAGCTCCTTACAGTTGCTGCCAGTGACTGAACCTAAGGAGGAAACAATATTTTAAGGCCAGTCCTAGATAAAATGAGGACAGGACAGAGGTAAAACTGGCAAGATACTAGCCACCTCTTACTCTGCAGATGGCGAGACTGATGCCACTGTCTCCCACTCACCCCAACAAGCTAGTAAGTGATTCTGCATGCTCTGCCAATCTCAAGTTTCCTCATCAGCAGAGCAGATAGCATGCTGTACAATTGTTGTAACAAGCAGAGAAACACAGTACTTCCTGCACTGGAAAGGGGCAGACTCATTTACCTCCATAAATAATCCTAGTTGACTGAGCAACAGCATCAGACACGTGGCTTTTGAGCCATCCCCTCAGCTTCTCGTGAACTTCCTGAGCCTGTGATGGAACAAAAAGTCTGAGGGCTGAGCCATTCTCTGTCCACTACCCTTCCAGGGAAAGAGAACTGCCTTGTTCCATCTTCAAGGAGATGGATCTCTTTAGTGGGAGGGGCCAGTTGGCCACCTACTCAGCATCATACCTGTTGAGGAGTTGCAGTTTTACCAGTACCAATAGCCCATACTGGCTCATAGGCAAGAACCACTTTACTCCAGTCCTTCACGTTgtctggagaagagaggagaaatttAAGGTGAGCACAGTGCCCCATGCCAAAAAAGGCAGAGCTTTCTGAAACATGCAGGACTGCTACTAACATGGTCATTACCAGTACTGCAAGTGTTCACACACATCTGTAGCGTTCCAGAAAGGCCAGGAACAGATACAATGCCCATTTCCCAAATGGCcaaaaagcatctgttttcttcCCTTACCAGCAATAGCTTTGGTCTGTTCAAAAACCACCTTCTCTGTTATGCCAGCTTCTCTCTCATCCAGCTTCTCTCCAATGCAAGCAATGACACCAAGGCCTTCAGCTAGAGCATGAGCCACCTTCTGTCCAATCAActgggaatggaaagagaaacAAGATGAGTGACAGTCCAGCCCACTCCTACACTCATCTTTCCCAGCCCCTGCTCACCCCTCCAGCCTACAAAGGAATATCTGAGCTATCATGACTATCTCAGGGTTACTCACCTCATCAGACT from Dromaius novaehollandiae isolate bDroNov1 chromosome 1, bDroNov1.hap1, whole genome shotgun sequence encodes the following:
- the TPI1 gene encoding triosephosphate isomerase, which encodes MAPRKFFVGGNWKMNGDKKSLGELIHTLNGAKLSADTEVVCGAPSIYLDFARQKLDAKIGVAAQNCYKVPKGAFTGEISPAMIKDIGAAWVILGHSERRHVFGESDELIGQKVAHALAEGLGVIACIGEKLDEREAGITEKVVFEQTKAIADNVKDWSKVVLAYEPVWAIGTGKTATPQQAQEVHEKLRGWLKSHVSDAVAQSTRIIYGGSVTGSNCKELASQHDVDGFLVGGASLKPEFVDIINAKH